Within the Candidatus Rokuibacteriota bacterium genome, the region TGCGGCGCAGCAGATGGGTCTCGTACAGCTTGCCCTTGTAGGCGCGTCGTGTGGTAACTACATGGGCAGGGCCATTCCTAGTTGGCATAGGACGTACTATACCAACAAACGGCGTTAGTGTCAACATTATTAGTGACTACACTCCAGCACCAAAAACAATCCCCAACCGACGGAAACTCCTCGCAAAAACAGGGGAATGCGTAACTACGACGATTCAGTGCAAGGGGGGAACTTCAGGCTAGAAACGGCGCAGACGGCCGAGAAGGGTCCAGATGCGAGGCGGTGCCCGACCGCCGCACGCGAGGCGTAGTCTCTCTACGTTGAGCGCGCGGCCGAGGGCACCAACGAAGCAGATGGGCCCTTATCGGCCGTCTGCGTTGATGAAATCGATCAGCTGGCGAAGGCGGGAGAAGCCGCTGCGGTTGAACGGCAGAACGAGACGCGGCAGATCCTGGAACTCGCCTCGCTCGCTTTCCAGGGCTTGCGGAACCTGGTCCGCGGGCCCCTTCAGGATGTCCGAGAAGCGCAGCGAGATCTCCGCCACGACCGCCGGCGGCAGCGCGTGGCGCAGGCGGATGACGAGGTTCTCGCCCACGTAGCGGTGGGAGTGAAAGACCCTGTAGAACCCCTCGATCTCCCCCGCCGCCTCTTCCACGCTGTCGACGACGCGAAAGAGGCCCATATCTTCGGCCGAGATCATTCCCGTCTCCACCATCTGCTCCCGCACGAACTCCACCCAGCGGCGCCAGAAGCACCCACCGGGAGCGTCCACCAGGACCACGGGGACGATCCCGGCCTTGCCCGTCTGAATCAGGGTCAGCGTCTCGAACATCTCGTCGCCGGTGCCGAAGCCGCCGGGGAAGAAGGCCATGGCCCAAGCCTCCCGGACCAGGAAGAGCTTGCGGGTGAAAAAGTACTTAAAGGATATGAGCTTGGGGTCGTCCGCTATCCAGGGGTTGGCATCCTGCTCGAATGGCAGGCGGATATTCATGCCAAACGACCGCTCGCGCCCCGCGCCCTCCTGGGCGGCGCCCATGACCCCGCTCCCGGCTCCGGTGATGACCATCCATCCCGATTCTGTCATCCGCTTCCCGAAGCCCCGAGCCTGCTGGGACACGGGGTGGTCGGCGGGGGTGCGGGCCGAGCCGAAGACCGTGACCTTGGGGACGCTCCGATACGGCGCGAAGACCTTGAAACCGTAGCGAAGCTCCTTCAGCGCGGAGTTGGCGATCTTGAGGTCGGCGACCTGCGCTCCGTCCTCGAACATCTTGAGCGCGGTGGTGAGCATCTCCGCCTGATAGCGCCACGTCCCGCCCGGCACGCGCAGGCGCTCGAGGAGCGCGTCGATCTGGCGGTTGGCATCCTCGTCCTGGAGCTGGTAGCGCCGTTCTGCGCTCATGTGGCCAGCATACACCCAGGGCATCAGCCGAGCGTGTGGCGGACCATCTTCGCGTCCACGAGGTAGATCACCATCTCGGCGACGTTGGTCGCGTGGTCCGCCACCCGCTCGATGAAGCGCGAGATCAGGATCAACCGGATCGCCCTCGGGATCGTCCGCGCGTCCTCCATCATGAAGGTCAAGAGCTCGCGGAAGATCTGCTCCTTGAGGGCATCCACCTCCGCGTCCTCGGCACAGACCTTGCGGGCCAGCTCGGTGTCCCGCGCGACGAAGGCGTCGAGGCTCTCCTTGACCATCCGCTGGGCGATCGAAGCCATCCGCGGCAGGTCGATGTACGGCTTGAGCTGCGGCTCGCGGTTCAGCTCCAGCACCCGCTGGGCGATGTTCACGGCCTGGTCGCCCATCCGCTCGAGGTCGGTGACGATCTTCATCGCCGTCGTGATGAAGCGCAGGTCCCCCGCCGCCGGCTGGTGCAGGGCCAGCAGACCGACGCAGGTCTCGTCCACCTCGACATCGTAGGCGTTGACCTGCTGGTCGCGCTCGATGACCTCCTGGGCCAGCGCGTCGTTCCTCTCGATGAGCGCCCGCATCACGCGGCGGATCTGGTCCTCGACCAGGCCGCCCATGACCAGCAGCGTCTGCTTGAGGGCCTCGAGCTCTTCGTGGAAATGCCGTTGCATGGCAGTCTCCCGGGCCTATCCGAACCGGCCGGTGATGTAGTCCTCCGTCTTCTTGTCGCGGGGGTTGGTGAACAGCTCCCGCGTGGCACCGAACTCCACCAGCTCCCCCAACAGCATGAAACCCGTGTAGTCGCTCACGCGGGCCGCCTGCTGCATGTTGTGCGTCACGATCACGATGGTGTAGCTGTTTTTGAGCTCGAGCATGAGCTCCTCGATCCTGGCCGTGGCGATGGGGTCGAGGGCCGAGCAGGGCTCGTCCATCAGGAGCACGTCCGGCTCCACGGCGATGGCCCGCGCGATGCAGAGCCGCTGCTGCTGGCCGCCGGACAGTCCGAGCGCAGACTCCTGGAGCCGGTCGTCCACCTCGTCCCACAGCGCGGCCGCCCGCAGGCTCCGCTCCACGATCCCTTCGAGATCGGACCGGTTCGTCACCCCGAGGATCCGGGGCCCGTAGGCAACGTTCTCGAAGATGGACTTCGGGAACGGGTTCGACTTCTGGAAGACCATGCCCACGCGCTTGCGCAGCTCCGTCACGTCCTGGCCGGGGTCGTGGATGTCCGTGCCGCCGATCCGGATGCTGCCGGTGATCCTGACCCCGTCCACGAGGTCGTTCATCCGGTTGAGGCACCGGAGCAGCGTGGACTTGCCGCAGCCGGACGGTCCGATGTAGGCCGTGATCCGGTGCTTCGGCATGGACATCGTGACGTCCGTGAGCGCCTGCTTCAGTCCATACCAGAGGTTGAGCTGCTCGATCTCGACCATCGGGGTCTCCATGATGGCCCCTTCCGAGGTCGGCGCGTGAAGCCCTCCGGTGACGCTGACAGGTCCGGCCATGACTCCTCCTTGTGGTCCCATTCTAGACTGCGGACGTCGCGTACTTGCGGCGGAGCCGGTTGCGGGTCGCGATCGCGAACAGGTTCAGGAACACGACGATAAGCAGGAGCAGCAGCGTCGTCGCGAACACCATCGGGCGCGCCGCGTCGACGTTCGGGGACTGGAAGCCCGTGTCGTAGATCTGGAAGCCCAGGTGCATGAACTTCCGCTCGAAGTGGAAGAACGGCCACTGCCCGTCGATGGGCAGCGACGGCGCGAGCTTGACCACGCCGGTGATCATGAGTGGGGCGACCTCCCCGGCAGCCCGGGCCATGGCCAGGATCAGCCCCGTCAGGATCGACGGCATGACGGCGGGCAGCACGACCCGCAGCGTGGTCTCGAGCTTGGTCGCGGAGAGCGCCAGCGACGCCTCGCGCATCCCGCCCGGGATCGCGGCCAGCCCCTCCTCCGTGGCGACGATCACGACCGGCACCGTCAGCAGCGCCAGCGTGAGCGAGGCCCAGAGGATGCCGCCGGTCCCGAACGTCGGCGTCGGCAGCGCTTCGGCGAAGAAGAGCCGGTCGATGGTGCCGCCGACACCGTAGATGAAGAAGCCCAGGCCGAAGACGCCGAAGACGATGGACGGCACGCCGGCCAGGTTGTTGACGGCGATGCGCACGGCGGACACGAAGGGCCCCTGCCGGGCGTACTCGCGCAGGTAGAAGGCCGCCAGCACGCCGAGCGGCGTCACCACGATGCTCATCAGGATCACCATCAGGATGGTGCCGAAGATCGCAGGGAACACCCCGCCCTCCGTGTTCGCCTCGCGAGGCTCACCCGACACGAACTCCCAGACGTGGGCTGCGTAGAAGGCGCACTTGGCGAAGAGCCCCATCGCGTTCGGGAACCGGACGTCGAGCACCTGCGCGAGAGGGATGTCCTTCTCTTTGCTGCCGTCGGCCGCAACGACAAGAGTGAGCGTCTGGCCCTTCCGCAGCTCCGCCAGACGCGCCGTGTGCGCCTGGTACCTTTCCTGAAGCGGCGCCAGCTGCTTCTGGAGCGTCTCGACCTGCGGGCCGAACGTGATGCCCTTGAGCTCGAGCCCCTTGAGTTTGAGGCGCAGTGCTTCCTGCCTGGCGTTGATCGCGCCGATCTCGACCTTCTCGATGGCCCGGATCTGTCGCCGCACCCGCTCCGTCTCGTCCATGCGCTTCTGGACCTCGGCCCAGGAGCCCGCCCCGCCCACGGCGATCGCCTTGCCCCCATCCCGCACTTCCTTGAGGCTGCCGATCAGGAGCCCCCACTCCGTCCTCTCGATCACGGCCACGTCCGCGGGGCGGTCGCGCCTGGCGATGCGGGACTCGTCCACCCACTGAAAGTCGGCGCCGTAGAGATCGCGGTTGGCCACCTTCACCTTGATGCGGTACTCGTTCCGCTTCCCGGGCACGGGCTCGCGCTCCACGATCTGACCCGTCATAACCGAGCCGTCGGAGAGGGTCAGTCGCGTGACATCCTTGGGCCAAAAGAAGCCCATGCCATTCCACACGATCAGGGTGATCAGCCCAACGACGAGCAGCAGGGCTAGAGTAAGAGCACCTCCGGTCAGCCAGATGAAGGGCTCGCCCGTGCTCCAAAAGCTCTTTTGGCGCACGCTCATAGGTACCGGTACTTCCTGCGAAGCTTCAGCCGGATCAGCTCCGCCGCCGTGTTGAGCACGAAGGTCATGAAGAAGAGCACCAAAGCCGAGAGGAACAGCACGCGGTAGAGGGTCCCGCCGTCTGGCGCCTCGGGCAGCTCCACGGCGATGTTTGCCGACATCGCCCGGAAGCCGCTGAACATGTTCCAATCCATGATGGGGGTATTCCCGGTCGCCATCAGGACGATCATGGTCTCGCCGACCGCCCGCCCTAGGCCGATCATGATTGCCGAGAAGATGCCCGGGCTGCCGGTCGGCAGCACGATCCTGAGCGCCGTCTGCCATCGGGTGGCGCCGAGGGCCAGCGACCCCGCCCGGAGATGCCCGGGCACATTGGCGAGCGAGTCCTCGGCGATCGTGAAGATGATCGGGATCACGGCGAAGCCCATCGCGATCCCGACGACGAGCGAGTTCCGCTGGTCATAGGTGAGACCCAGCGCCGTCAGGACCCATCCCCGGTAGTTGCCCTGCATCAGCGTGCTCTCGACGAGGCCGCCCAGCCCGAGGGCGATCCAGATGCCGGCCAGCACCACGGGGACGAGAAGGAAGGCCTCCGTCCCCGTCTTGAATCCGCCCCGGATGCTGAGCGGCACCAGGCGCCAGAGAGCGTAGGCGGCCAGAATCACGACCGGCAGGACGAGTGGGACGAGGAAGAGCCCGGGTACGATAGGCTCCAAAACGGGGGCGAGCCAGAGCCCCGCCAGGAATCCCAGCACCACGCTCGGGAGCGCCGCCATGATCTCGACCACGGGCTTGACGTAGGCCTTCACCGACGGGTGCATGAACTCGCTCACGTAGAGAGCGGCCAGGAGGGCCATGGGCACGGCGAAGAGCAGCGCGTAGAGCGTCCCCTTGATCGTGCCGAAGATCAGCGGGGTCAGGCTCATCTTCGACTCGAAGTCGTCGGTGCCCCCCGTGGATTGCCAAACCCAAGTCGGTTGGGAGTAGCCCTCGTACCAGACCTTGCCAAAGAGCGTCTTGAGCGTGGTCTCAGGGTGCGGGTTGTCCACCTGCCACAGGGCGATGACGCCCTGCCCGTCCTCGGCCAGCAGGGCGTCGGTCTTCGGCGCGAAGACGAGCGCCTCCAGACCCGGGCGCTCGGCCTTGAAAGACAGCAGAGTCTGGCCCGAGGTGCCGTAGCTGACATGGACGCTGCCCGAGCCGTCGGCCGTGGCAAAGCCCTTGTCCCGCTTCGAGGCGGTCATGGCTACGACCGGCGCGGCGTGGGCGGTGAACTCGTGGGTCCGCGTCAGCCGCTTCTCGCCGCCGCCGGGCGGCGGCACGACCTGCCAGCTGCTGACACCACCGGCCTGGTCGCCGACGACCAGCGTCCGATCACCGAGCAGGAATCCCAGGACCGTGACGGGAACGCCGGGCTTGCTCGCCACGGCCACGACCTCAACCAGCTTGGGCGATGCAGGATCCTTCAAGCCGTAGCGCAGCACTTGGCCCTGCGATGTGCCGATGAAGAGCTCCTCGGCGCGGCTGTCGAGCTTGAGCGCCGTGATCTCGCCCGACAGCTCCGGGGCGAACGATGCCAGCGACTCTTCACGGCGCGTGCCGCCGATCAACGCCTTCTTCTCGACGACGCTCTGGATGACGAGGTCGGCAGGGCCAACCTGCGCCACCGTCACGCCGCCGGCATCCGTGCCGGCCGCGGCGAGCCGGCGCACTGCATGGCGCTTCTGCGGATCGAGCACCGCCGGCTCCCCGAAGGCGGGCGCGGCCGCCACGGTGCGCTTGCCGTCCCTGAACGTGACGTCGAACCTCACGTCGAGCGGGATGGCCCGGCCGTCGGAGGTGCCGAGGACGAGCCGCGTCTTGCCGAGCGAGGCCACGGAGGTGACCGTCGCGCTGCCCAAGCCGGGCACGGCGATGGCGGGGATGTCCCGGCCCCCCTTGAGTGGGGCGAACTCGAGGCTGCCGCGGGATGTGAGGGTGTACGCGATTTCCCGGTACTCGTCGACCCCGATCGCGTCGCCCGGTGCCGGCCCGCGTCCCGCAGCCGCTGTTCCGTAGCTCCCGACGAAGGTCGTGGTCGGCGGCTTGAAGAGCGGATACACCTCCACGGCGATGACGAAGAGGATGGCGAGGATGCAGGCGATGATGATGATGCCGCCCACGACCACGAGCCGCGAAGCCCAGCGATCCGTCAGGATACGCCGCCCGGTCCGCGCGCGGCTGACGACGAGCGGGCGGGCCGGCGTCTCCGGCCCGCCCGCGCTAAGGCTCTCGGTGTTGATGGCCACTACTGGATCTTCGACAGCTCTTCCTTGGCGACGGAGGCCGGGATCGGGAAGTAGCCGTCCTTGATGACGCCCTCCTGGCCTTCTCTTGACACGATCACCTTCACGAACTCACGGGTGAGCGGATCGAGGGCTTTCCCCGGCGCCTTGTTGATGTAGACGAAGAGGAAGCGCGCCATCGGGTAGGCGCCGGAATAGGCATTCTCCGCCGCGGCCTCGACGCACTTGCCGCCGTCCTTCTCCGACAGCGGCACGGCGCGCACCCCCGCCGTGGCGTAGCCGATGCCGCTGTAGCCGGCGGCGTAGCGGTCGACGGTCACACCCTGCACGACGGCGGCCGAGCCCGGCTGCTCCTTCACGGTGTCCTTGTAGTCTCCGTTCTTCATCACGTGCTCTTTGAAGAAGCCGTAGGTGCCCGAGGCCGAGTTGCGGCCGTAGAGGCTGATCGGCTTGTTCGCCCACTCACCCGCGAGCCCGAGCTGCCCCCACGTGGTGACGTCTTCCTTGGCGCCAACGCGGCGCGACTTCGAGAAGAGCGCGTCTACCTGGCTCATGCTCAGGCACTTGATCGGGTTGTCCTTGTTGACGAACACGGCGAGGGCGTCTACAGACGTGCGGATCGGGATCGGCTTGTAGCCGAACTTCTTCTCGAATTGGTCGATCTCGGTGCCTTTCATCTCCCGCGACATGGGCCCGAGCTGGGCGGTGCCGGCGATGAGCGCGGGCGGCGCCGTCGAAGAGCCCTTGCCCTCGATCTGGACCTTGGCGTTCGGATAGAAGCGACTGAAGGTTTCCGCCCAGTGGGTCATGAGATTGTTGAGGGTGTCAGAGCCGACGCTCGAGAGATTGCCGGAGACGCCGCTGACGGTCTTGTACGGCTGAAGTCCCGGATCCAGCTGGACTTGCCCCCGGGCAGCCACGATGCCCGAGCCGAGCACGGCGGCCGCCACGGCCACCGCCACCACCATCTGCTTTGTCATCACGTCTCCTTTGTCAGTAGGTTCGGTCTCATCTTCCAGCGTCGATGTTTCAGCCGCATAGCCGGCATGTTACGTTTGTGTTAATTCCCGCCGAAGACGCGGCCCGCCTTGGGCTCCCTGGAGCGGTGGCGGGCGATCTCGAGATCGGCCGCCTTGGCGTACTGGAGCATCCGTTCCCCGAACCCCCGATCCCGCACCTCCGGCCGCACGACGAGCTCCTCGATCGTTCCGGCCGAACCCGACCCTATCTCGCATCGATTCAGGCAATAGCCAGCCTAGGGGATCATCGGAACATCCGATTTGACTCCTCGCGGTTCACCTTTACGATTCGATCGTGCCCTCCGATCCTCGGCGGGCCGACACAGGGAGGACTTCATGGACAGACGGACATTCCTGAGAACCGGGATCGGCGTGTCGACCGCGGCGGCCGCGGGGCTGAGACTGCCGCTCAGCGCCATCGCCGCCGAGCCTTCGGGCCAAGCCAAGTGGCGCACCTTCGAGGTCACGAGCAAGGTCGAGGTCATCAAGCCGTCCGGCGTCACGCGCGCGTGGGTGCCCATGCCCCTTATGCCGGACACCGACTACCAGAAGAGCCTGGGGCAGAGCTGGATCGGCAACGCGGCCACCATGCGCGTGTATCGCGACGAGAAGTACGGCGCGGGAATCTTCTTTGCTGAGTGGCCCGCGGGAGAGGCCGCGCCGGTGGCCGAGGTCGTGACACGCTT harbors:
- the pstA gene encoding phosphate ABC transporter permease PstA, giving the protein MRQKSFWSTGEPFIWLTGGALTLALLLVVGLITLIVWNGMGFFWPKDVTRLTLSDGSVMTGQIVEREPVPGKRNEYRIKVKVANRDLYGADFQWVDESRIARRDRPADVAVIERTEWGLLIGSLKEVRDGGKAIAVGGAGSWAEVQKRMDETERVRRQIRAIEKVEIGAINARQEALRLKLKGLELKGITFGPQVETLQKQLAPLQERYQAHTARLAELRKGQTLTLVVAADGSKEKDIPLAQVLDVRFPNAMGLFAKCAFYAAHVWEFVSGEPREANTEGGVFPAIFGTILMVILMSIVVTPLGVLAAFYLREYARQGPFVSAVRIAVNNLAGVPSIVFGVFGLGFFIYGVGGTIDRLFFAEALPTPTFGTGGILWASLTLALLTVPVVIVATEEGLAAIPGGMREASLALSATKLETTLRVVLPAVMPSILTGLILAMARAAGEVAPLMITGVVKLAPSLPIDGQWPFFHFERKFMHLGFQIYDTGFQSPNVDAARPMVFATTLLLLLIVVFLNLFAIATRNRLRRKYATSAV
- the phoU gene encoding phosphate signaling complex protein PhoU; its protein translation is MQRHFHEELEALKQTLLVMGGLVEDQIRRVMRALIERNDALAQEVIERDQQVNAYDVEVDETCVGLLALHQPAAGDLRFITTAMKIVTDLERMGDQAVNIAQRVLELNREPQLKPYIDLPRMASIAQRMVKESLDAFVARDTELARKVCAEDAEVDALKEQIFRELLTFMMEDARTIPRAIRLILISRFIERVADHATNVAEMVIYLVDAKMVRHTLG
- the pstB gene encoding phosphate ABC transporter ATP-binding protein PstB — translated: METPMVEIEQLNLWYGLKQALTDVTMSMPKHRITAYIGPSGCGKSTLLRCLNRMNDLVDGVRITGSIRIGGTDIHDPGQDVTELRKRVGMVFQKSNPFPKSIFENVAYGPRILGVTNRSDLEGIVERSLRAAALWDEVDDRLQESALGLSGGQQQRLCIARAIAVEPDVLLMDEPCSALDPIATARIEELMLELKNSYTIVIVTHNMQQAARVSDYTGFMLLGELVEFGATRELFTNPRDKKTEDYITGRFG
- a CDS encoding phosphate ABC transporter substrate-binding protein PstS family protein gives rise to the protein MTKQMVVAVAVAAAVLGSGIVAARGQVQLDPGLQPYKTVSGVSGNLSSVGSDTLNNLMTHWAETFSRFYPNAKVQIEGKGSSTAPPALIAGTAQLGPMSREMKGTEIDQFEKKFGYKPIPIRTSVDALAVFVNKDNPIKCLSMSQVDALFSKSRRVGAKEDVTTWGQLGLAGEWANKPISLYGRNSASGTYGFFKEHVMKNGDYKDTVKEQPGSAAVVQGVTVDRYAAGYSGIGYATAGVRAVPLSEKDGGKCVEAAAENAYSGAYPMARFLFVYINKAPGKALDPLTREFVKVIVSREGQEGVIKDGYFPIPASVAKEELSKIQ
- a CDS encoding ABC transporter permease subunit encodes the protein MAINTESLSAGGPETPARPLVVSRARTGRRILTDRWASRLVVVGGIIIIACILAILFVIAVEVYPLFKPPTTTFVGSYGTAAAGRGPAPGDAIGVDEYREIAYTLTSRGSLEFAPLKGGRDIPAIAVPGLGSATVTSVASLGKTRLVLGTSDGRAIPLDVRFDVTFRDGKRTVAAAPAFGEPAVLDPQKRHAVRRLAAAGTDAGGVTVAQVGPADLVIQSVVEKKALIGGTRREESLASFAPELSGEITALKLDSRAEELFIGTSQGQVLRYGLKDPASPKLVEVVAVASKPGVPVTVLGFLLGDRTLVVGDQAGGVSSWQVVPPPGGGEKRLTRTHEFTAHAAPVVAMTASKRDKGFATADGSGSVHVSYGTSGQTLLSFKAERPGLEALVFAPKTDALLAEDGQGVIALWQVDNPHPETTLKTLFGKVWYEGYSQPTWVWQSTGGTDDFESKMSLTPLIFGTIKGTLYALLFAVPMALLAALYVSEFMHPSVKAYVKPVVEIMAALPSVVLGFLAGLWLAPVLEPIVPGLFLVPLVLPVVILAAYALWRLVPLSIRGGFKTGTEAFLLVPVVLAGIWIALGLGGLVESTLMQGNYRGWVLTALGLTYDQRNSLVVGIAMGFAVIPIIFTIAEDSLANVPGHLRAGSLALGATRWQTALRIVLPTGSPGIFSAIMIGLGRAVGETMIVLMATGNTPIMDWNMFSGFRAMSANIAVELPEAPDGGTLYRVLFLSALVLFFMTFVLNTAAELIRLKLRRKYRYL
- a CDS encoding TIGR00730 family Rossman fold protein, giving the protein MSAERRYQLQDEDANRQIDALLERLRVPGGTWRYQAEMLTTALKMFEDGAQVADLKIANSALKELRYGFKVFAPYRSVPKVTVFGSARTPADHPVSQQARGFGKRMTESGWMVITGAGSGVMGAAQEGAGRERSFGMNIRLPFEQDANPWIADDPKLISFKYFFTRKLFLVREAWAMAFFPGGFGTGDEMFETLTLIQTGKAGIVPVVLVDAPGGCFWRRWVEFVREQMVETGMISAEDMGLFRVVDSVEEAAGEIEGFYRVFHSHRYVGENLVIRLRHALPPAVVAEISLRFSDILKGPADQVPQALESERGEFQDLPRLVLPFNRSGFSRLRQLIDFINADGR